In Sebaldella termitidis ATCC 33386, one DNA window encodes the following:
- a CDS encoding HD domain-containing protein, whose amino-acid sequence MTNIEIIDKTKEYVKNKLEDEGSGHDWWHILRVYNNALDIAEKEGNCDIFIIELAALLHDIADWKFNDGNLDKGSEIAGIFLADLNVDEKIIEHVSDIIKNISFKGANVKNTITTKEGMIVQDADRLDAIGAMGIGRAFAYGGFMKREMYNPDVSHEIHNTFEEYKNKSGSTINHFYEKLLLLKDKMNTKTGKEKAEKRHEFMRSFLDEFYSEWNGEL is encoded by the coding sequence ATGACTAATATAGAAATTATAGATAAAACAAAAGAATATGTAAAAAATAAGCTTGAAGATGAAGGCTCGGGACATGACTGGTGGCATATTCTGAGAGTATATAATAATGCACTGGACATCGCCGAAAAAGAGGGAAACTGCGATATTTTCATTATAGAGCTTGCGGCCTTGCTCCACGATATAGCAGACTGGAAATTTAATGACGGAAATCTCGATAAGGGTTCCGAAATAGCCGGGATCTTTCTTGCCGATCTAAATGTAGACGAAAAAATCATTGAACATGTTTCAGATATTATAAAAAACATCTCTTTCAAAGGTGCCAACGTAAAAAATACAATTACTACAAAAGAAGGTATGATTGTACAGGATGCAGACAGACTGGACGCAATAGGAGCTATGGGAATCGGAAGAGCATTTGCCTACGGCGGTTTTATGAAAAGAGAAATGTATAATCCTGATGTTTCACATGAGATACACAATACATTTGAAGAATATAAAAATAAAAGCGGAAGTACAATTAATCATTTTTATGAAAAATTACTGCTTCTAAAAGATAAAATGAATACAAAAACTGGAAAAGAGAAGGCTGAAAAACGTCATGAGTTTATGCGCTCCTTTCTGGATGAATTTTATTCCGAATGGAACGGGGAGCTTTAG
- a CDS encoding YhfT family protein — protein MTINIYKIIFVALLTGFTSFAAHTAKAVFHDGIRPILPELTEGRMKRSEASSIAFGLSVGFIASIGISFTLTTGLLNPWLLFLPTDIIGVASPKKSISFGLGALWGILVVTSLDIVNKGLTALPVDFLGALGEIGTPVIAAFALFPILAIFYQFKWKKGLIAAVVVLLTRVLVVKYTKLYPESIEMFIGIVMLLAFAIIEDSKNKVQVEKDEDEESIFEQRTKRVFKNLPVLAVIGALIAIIANLGYFAGSEISIYPLAEAAKATDPAVAKDLIHQAALGDFLRGLGFVPLIATTALATGVYGVVGLTFIFPVGYLAPHWIIAGIGGAVVITLEVLLLRGIGKFLEHFPSIRHASDNIRTSMENLMDLSLLIGSVFAVIKMGGYTGFFIFVVVYFLNEVLGRKIIKMAIGPVGAIITGIVLNLLFYAHLFTPA, from the coding sequence ATGACTATCAATATTTATAAAATCATATTTGTAGCCTTATTAACAGGCTTCACATCATTTGCAGCACATACTGCCAAAGCAGTATTTCATGACGGAATCAGACCTATACTCCCTGAGCTTACAGAGGGAAGAATGAAAAGAAGCGAAGCTTCATCAATCGCTTTTGGATTAAGCGTAGGTTTTATCGCATCTATAGGTATTTCATTTACACTGACAACAGGACTTTTGAATCCGTGGCTTTTATTTCTGCCAACTGACATTATAGGAGTCGCTTCTCCGAAAAAGAGTATATCATTCGGACTCGGGGCATTATGGGGTATTCTGGTAGTTACCAGCCTTGACATCGTAAATAAAGGTCTTACTGCACTGCCGGTTGACTTTTTAGGTGCTCTGGGTGAAATTGGAACACCGGTTATAGCAGCATTTGCATTATTTCCTATACTTGCCATCTTTTATCAGTTCAAGTGGAAAAAAGGACTTATTGCAGCTGTTGTAGTTTTATTAACAAGAGTATTAGTCGTAAAATATACAAAGCTTTACCCTGAATCTATAGAAATGTTCATAGGAATTGTTATGCTTCTTGCATTTGCTATTATTGAAGATTCTAAAAATAAAGTTCAGGTAGAAAAAGATGAGGATGAAGAATCTATATTTGAACAGAGAACAAAAAGAGTATTCAAAAATCTTCCCGTTCTGGCTGTAATTGGTGCTTTGATTGCTATTATTGCTAATCTCGGGTACTTTGCCGGTTCGGAAATTTCTATTTATCCTCTTGCAGAAGCGGCAAAAGCCACTGATCCGGCTGTTGCCAAAGATCTTATACATCAGGCTGCACTTGGTGACTTCCTGAGAGGACTGGGGTTTGTGCCATTAATTGCCACTACTGCTCTTGCTACCGGTGTTTATGGTGTAGTAGGACTTACATTTATATTCCCTGTGGGATATCTTGCTCCTCACTGGATTATCGCAGGAATCGGCGGTGCAGTTGTCATTACACTGGAAGTTCTTCTCCTTAGGGGAATCGGAAAGTTTCTTGAACATTTTCCGTCTATAAGACATGCATCTGATAATATCAGAACATCTATGGAAAATCTTATGGATTTATCCTTATTAATAGGTTCTGTATTTGCAGTAATCAAAATGGGAGGATATACCGGCTTTTTCATATTTGTAGTAGTTTACTTCCTAAATGAAGTTTTGGGAAGAAAAATAATAAAAATGGCAATAGGACCGGTAGGTGCTATCATTACAGGAATAGTGCTGAATCTTCTTTTCTATGCACACTTATTTACACCGGCGTAA
- a CDS encoding lysozyme inhibitor LprI family protein encodes MRRNNTALIVIIAGIFLFLLLAVGSLAYAVFVNGSKTTAVETAKSEKTDDEEDKETGDTARTEKKTEKPKESKVTLAELKEKKAKNNEYSDNLAIRMKPIHRSYTGGDLDYENTDQINEWGGAWDDELNAVYQALMKKLTPSQQEELRTEQRKWIKQRDAKLNESGDHLVNADLFYNLTMDRTYELAELYDKVK; translated from the coding sequence ATGAGAAGAAACAATACTGCACTAATTGTAATAATAGCAGGTATTTTTTTATTTCTTCTTTTAGCAGTAGGGAGCCTCGCTTACGCAGTTTTTGTAAATGGCTCTAAGACCACAGCTGTCGAAACTGCCAAAAGTGAAAAAACGGATGATGAGGAAGATAAAGAAACAGGAGATACTGCAAGGACAGAGAAGAAAACAGAAAAGCCAAAGGAAAGCAAAGTTACTCTGGCAGAGCTGAAAGAAAAAAAAGCTAAGAATAATGAATATTCTGATAATTTAGCAATCCGTATGAAACCTATACACAGATCATATACCGGCGGAGATCTTGATTATGAAAATACCGATCAGATTAATGAATGGGGCGGTGCATGGGATGATGAATTAAATGCCGTATATCAAGCCTTAATGAAAAAACTTACACCTTCACAGCAGGAAGAGCTGAGAACTGAACAGAGAAAATGGATAAAGCAGAGAGATGCTAAGCTGAATGAATCAGGAGACCATCTTGTTAATGCAGATTTATTTTATAACCTTACTATGGACAGAACATACGAACTCGCAGAATTATACGATAAAGTAAAATAA
- a CDS encoding PRD domain-containing protein: METERLDILVEAELIDQETYEKVKRIMNEVSEEFTLDLSTESGQMFITHVSMAIMRIKNNEATTDVENAIFEEIKESENFENALRFAEIIENIIEHEIPKNEKEYLVINGCLLMEQ; this comes from the coding sequence ATGGAAACGGAAAGACTGGATATTTTAGTCGAAGCAGAACTTATTGATCAGGAAACTTATGAAAAAGTAAAAAGAATTATGAATGAAGTATCCGAAGAATTTACTCTGGATCTGAGTACAGAATCAGGACAGATGTTTATTACCCATGTTTCAATGGCAATTATGAGAATCAAAAACAATGAAGCCACTACTGATGTAGAGAATGCAATCTTCGAGGAAATCAAGGAAAGTGAAAACTTTGAAAATGCTTTAAGATTTGCAGAAATCATAGAAAATATCATTGAACATGAAATTCCGAAAAATGAAAAGGAATATCTAGTCATTAACGGTTGTTTATTAATGGAACAGTAA
- a CDS encoding phosphotriesterase family protein, whose amino-acid sequence MLEKGITYIHEHIYIDLSKIKNSDDTLLDDKETMISELREIKEKGVRNIVEVTNIGMGRNMEYMEDVRKQTGLNFIYSTGFYIEPFFPETVFQKTDKELAQIMINEIKNGIDGTGIKPEVIGEIGSSQNIITETEKKLFQAAGIAQNETGKVLSTHTSIGSMGLEQIKILKEYSVNFEKVIIGHTDLSNDLDYMLRLLDYGVYTAFDTIGKNSYLLDEKRAEAIKELIKRGYGDKIVLSMDITRKSHFKKNGGLGYSHLLDTFVPMMEKAGISKADINKMLITNPENIFS is encoded by the coding sequence ATGCTCGAAAAAGGAATTACTTATATACATGAACATATCTACATAGATCTTTCAAAAATCAAAAACAGTGATGATACTCTGCTTGATGATAAGGAAACAATGATATCCGAACTCAGGGAAATAAAAGAAAAAGGAGTCAGAAACATCGTAGAGGTCACTAATATCGGTATGGGAAGAAATATGGAATATATGGAGGATGTAAGAAAACAAACAGGGCTGAATTTTATCTACTCTACAGGATTTTATATCGAGCCGTTTTTTCCGGAAACAGTATTTCAAAAAACTGATAAAGAACTTGCCCAAATTATGATTAATGAAATCAAAAACGGAATTGACGGTACGGGAATAAAACCGGAAGTAATAGGAGAAATCGGAAGCTCGCAGAATATCATTACAGAAACAGAAAAAAAATTATTTCAGGCAGCAGGAATAGCTCAGAATGAAACAGGAAAGGTACTATCCACTCATACCTCCATTGGTTCAATGGGACTTGAGCAGATAAAAATTCTGAAGGAATACAGTGTTAATTTTGAAAAAGTAATTATAGGACATACTGATCTCAGCAATGATCTGGACTATATGCTAAGACTGCTTGACTACGGTGTATACACTGCATTTGATACTATAGGAAAAAACAGCTATCTTCTTGATGAAAAAAGGGCAGAAGCAATAAAAGAACTGATAAAAAGAGGATACGGCGATAAAATAGTACTTTCTATGGATATCACAAGAAAATCACATTTCAAAAAAAACGGAGGACTGGGGTATTCACATCTTTTGGATACATTTGTCCCTATGATGGAAAAAGCAGGAATCAGCAAAGCTGACATTAATAAAATGCTTATTACAAACCCGGAAAATATTTTTTCATAA
- a CDS encoding ABC transporter ATP-binding protein — protein sequence MANVTLKGVEKQYPNGFKAVHGINLDIKDGEFMVFVGPSGCAKSTTLRMVAGLEEITGGEIYIGDKLVNDVAPKDRGIAMVFQNYALYPHMSVYDNMAFGLKLKKTPKAEIDKRVRDAAEKLEITDLLDRKPKDMSGGQRQRVALGRAIVREPEVFLFDEPLSNLDAKLRVSMRVRISQLHKELGSTMIYVTHDQVEAMTMGDRICVLREGKIMQVDTPLNLYNHPANKFVAGFIGSPTMNFLNGVIEEKDGKLLMKVKGTELEFPESMREKIKGHTGKEVSFGIRPEHISLGKEGEQNALRGNILVKEQMGNEEIVYFESEGNQITARLTLNQEESLSLKESGIFKIDMEKCHLFDIDTELAF from the coding sequence ATGGCAAATGTAACATTAAAAGGGGTAGAAAAACAGTATCCAAATGGATTTAAAGCAGTACACGGGATAAATCTTGATATTAAAGACGGGGAATTTATGGTCTTTGTTGGTCCCTCGGGATGTGCTAAATCAACTACGCTTAGAATGGTAGCAGGTCTTGAAGAGATCACGGGAGGGGAAATATATATCGGTGATAAGCTCGTTAATGATGTGGCACCAAAAGACAGAGGAATAGCAATGGTTTTTCAGAACTATGCCCTTTATCCGCATATGAGCGTTTATGATAATATGGCTTTCGGGCTGAAGCTAAAGAAAACACCGAAAGCAGAAATAGACAAAAGAGTAAGGGATGCAGCAGAAAAGCTTGAAATAACAGACCTGCTGGACAGAAAACCAAAGGATATGTCAGGAGGGCAAAGACAAAGGGTAGCACTTGGAAGAGCAATAGTAAGAGAGCCGGAAGTATTCCTTTTTGACGAGCCTTTAAGTAATCTTGATGCAAAGCTGAGAGTATCCATGAGGGTAAGAATAAGCCAGCTGCACAAAGAGCTGGGGTCGACAATGATTTATGTGACACATGATCAAGTAGAGGCAATGACAATGGGAGACAGAATATGTGTCTTAAGAGAAGGAAAGATCATGCAGGTGGATACGCCGTTAAATCTGTATAACCATCCAGCGAATAAATTCGTAGCAGGCTTTATAGGATCACCGACAATGAATTTTTTGAACGGAGTAATAGAAGAAAAAGACGGGAAGCTGTTAATGAAGGTAAAGGGAACAGAGCTGGAATTTCCGGAGAGCATGAGAGAGAAGATAAAAGGACATACAGGAAAAGAGGTGTCATTTGGAATAAGACCGGAACATATCTCACTGGGAAAAGAAGGAGAGCAGAATGCACTGAGAGGGAATATACTGGTAAAAGAACAGATGGGAAATGAAGAGATAGTGTATTTTGAGAGTGAGGGAAACCAGATAACGGCAAGGCTGACGCTGAATCAGGAGGAAAGTCTGAGCCTGAAGGAGAGCGGAATATTTAAAATAGATATGGAAAAATGTCATTTATTTGATATAGATACTGAATTAGCCTTTTAA
- the yhfZ gene encoding GntR family transcriptional regulator YhfZ — protein sequence MKEIVLLKKNGQAIINIAKAFLEINIGDRMDSIPEYSKKFELSVGTIQKAIKFLEDEKMVTLERKGHMGTTVKNIKYEKLLNYAGISTVVCVMPLPYSKRYEGLATGLKKCFSDKKIPFYFAHMGGADIRINFLEKGLYDFAIVSKLAANQAIKSGKKIEIAYEFGENTYVDKHVLFKNENTVIKKVGIDPDSKDQYLLTKDYFKGNDDIELVKINYNKIPELLKRGIIDATVWNLDEIKEQNMNIQYEELKNKTQVNLANEAVLVVKQNDSALKNIADKVIEREFILQMQKDILEDKLYPSY from the coding sequence ATGAAGGAAATAGTACTTTTAAAGAAAAACGGACAGGCAATCATTAACATTGCCAAAGCATTTCTCGAAATAAATATCGGAGACAGAATGGACTCCATACCTGAATATTCTAAAAAATTTGAACTTTCGGTTGGTACTATCCAAAAAGCTATTAAATTTCTGGAAGACGAAAAGATGGTGACTCTTGAAAGAAAAGGTCATATGGGAACTACGGTAAAAAACATAAAATACGAAAAGCTTTTAAATTATGCAGGTATCAGCACTGTTGTATGTGTTATGCCGCTTCCTTATTCCAAAAGATATGAGGGACTGGCTACAGGGCTAAAAAAATGCTTTTCAGACAAAAAAATTCCTTTTTACTTTGCCCATATGGGCGGAGCTGACATCAGAATTAATTTTTTGGAAAAAGGACTTTATGATTTTGCCATAGTATCAAAGCTTGCAGCAAATCAGGCAATAAAATCCGGAAAAAAAATAGAAATTGCTTATGAGTTCGGGGAAAATACCTATGTGGATAAACACGTTCTTTTCAAAAATGAAAATACTGTCATAAAAAAAGTAGGAATTGATCCTGATTCCAAAGATCAGTACCTGCTGACTAAGGATTATTTCAAGGGTAATGATGATATTGAGCTGGTAAAAATAAATTATAACAAGATTCCTGAACTGCTGAAAAGAGGTATTATTGATGCTACTGTGTGGAATCTGGATGAAATAAAAGAGCAGAATATGAATATTCAATATGAAGAGCTGAAAAATAAAACACAGGTAAATCTTGCAAATGAAGCTGTACTCGTAGTAAAGCAAAATGACAGCGCACTGAAAAATATAGCCGATAAAGTTATTGAAAGAGAATTTATACTGCAAATGCAGAAAGATATATTAGAAGATAAACTTTACCCAAGCTATTAA
- a CDS encoding Cof-type HAD-IIB family hydrolase, which yields MELFVTDLDGTLLYKENEVKESTAELVKEMQKNGIKVATATGRILRGVRFLKEELGLNLDYYVLGNGSVITDSNFNIIYKRTIDYKIIRAVYEYLENIQLKGFRNALTNENVYCLTGKPENDRPFFHESSIDEIADKEVVSFVTNYEGRDMKAIEEIAADMKQKFTEVEVFQNKHFIDVAPKGASKAAGIKTVMEKLGDIKKLYTIGDSYNDIPMLKMTENSFTFQSSPEAVKNRAGTVVSDFDECIKKYVLK from the coding sequence GTGGAACTATTTGTGACAGATCTTGACGGGACACTGCTGTATAAGGAAAATGAAGTGAAGGAGTCAACAGCGGAGCTGGTAAAAGAGATGCAGAAGAACGGAATTAAGGTGGCAACAGCAACGGGAAGAATTCTCAGAGGGGTGAGATTTCTTAAGGAGGAGCTGGGGCTGAATCTGGATTATTATGTACTTGGAAACGGTTCTGTGATAACAGACAGCAATTTTAATATTATATATAAAAGAACTATTGATTATAAAATAATAAGAGCTGTATACGAATATCTTGAAAATATACAGCTGAAAGGGTTCAGAAATGCTTTGACAAATGAAAATGTCTACTGTCTTACAGGTAAGCCTGAGAATGACAGACCGTTTTTTCATGAGTCCAGTATAGATGAGATAGCAGACAAAGAAGTAGTTTCCTTTGTGACTAACTATGAAGGCAGAGATATGAAAGCTATAGAAGAAATAGCTGCTGATATGAAGCAGAAGTTTACTGAAGTGGAAGTATTTCAGAATAAGCATTTTATAGATGTGGCACCAAAAGGGGCTTCTAAGGCAGCGGGTATAAAAACTGTGATGGAAAAGCTGGGAGATATAAAAAAGCTTTATACAATAGGCGACTCATATAACGATATACCAATGCTGAAGATGACAGAAAATTCCTTCACTTTTCAAAGTTCTCCGGAAGCAGTCAAAAATAGAGCGGGAACTGTAGTAAGTGACTTTGATGAGTGCATAAAAAAGTATGTCTTGAAATAA
- a CDS encoding amidase family protein: MKKEYLKKLFYSFLKGKEYTGKSVVIQNLSIIDKITETLCENNEEIKLLGVKNTSDIDRKIIQKLTKSKKFYWHTIDKTADNGRAVDTNLTNPLTGRAMTGSSSGTAINVFLGINDLGIGTDGGGSVIYPALSLNLYSFAGSGTGLKSKKIKNSTDGLTFSAGIGFLARDLETIHTAVLILLDADIISSYSDYKIAVTEDLKNYAIFENIKNKEFITDHFKNTDDRTELMSIFQKVFEKYDILIIREELIDITFYGDSIMGNLGKKSKEYQFLSNKRAGKVINMMNLSAITVPSDELSSGFIIIAKTGKEYIKPLFEAAAILKGSENQLFKRYFSDFLENDSIIFE; the protein is encoded by the coding sequence TTGAAAAAAGAATATCTGAAAAAATTATTTTATTCTTTTTTAAAAGGAAAAGAGTATACAGGCAAAAGTGTAGTCATACAAAACTTATCCATTATAGATAAAATAACTGAAACCCTGTGTGAAAATAATGAAGAAATAAAATTATTGGGAGTAAAAAATACATCTGATATTGACAGGAAAATAATACAAAAACTTACAAAAAGTAAAAAATTTTATTGGCATACTATAGATAAAACAGCAGATAACGGACGTGCTGTCGATACCAATCTGACAAACCCGCTCACAGGAAGAGCTATGACAGGTTCTTCCAGCGGGACTGCAATAAATGTTTTTCTGGGAATCAATGATCTCGGAATAGGAACAGACGGCGGCGGATCAGTTATTTACCCCGCACTTTCCCTGAATCTTTATTCATTTGCGGGAAGCGGTACCGGGCTGAAATCAAAAAAAATCAAAAATTCTACTGACGGCCTTACATTTTCCGCAGGTATAGGATTTTTGGCAAGAGATCTGGAAACTATACATACAGCTGTCCTTATACTGCTGGATGCTGATATTATTTCTTCATATTCTGATTACAAAATAGCAGTCACAGAGGATCTGAAAAATTATGCCATATTTGAAAATATTAAAAACAAAGAATTTATCACAGATCATTTTAAAAATACAGATGACAGAACAGAACTGATGTCTATATTTCAAAAGGTATTTGAAAAATATGATATTTTAATAATCAGGGAAGAATTAATAGATATCACCTTTTACGGAGATTCCATAATGGGAAATCTTGGCAAAAAGTCAAAAGAATATCAATTCCTGTCTAATAAAAGGGCAGGAAAGGTAATAAATATGATGAATTTATCAGCCATTACCGTTCCATCTGATGAATTATCATCCGGATTTATTATTATTGCTAAAACAGGGAAAGAATATATAAAGCCTTTATTTGAAGCTGCAGCTATTCTTAAAGGTTCTGAAAATCAACTTTTTAAAAGATATTTTTCAGACTTTCTGGAAAATGACAGTATTATCTTTGAATAA
- a CDS encoding alanine racemase → MFIDILIEKNPKLIQTALSLHTNGTIMPDSYIIDVDIFKENAELIKAESDKHNINLYYMTKQIGRNPYLAKILEDLGYSGAVAVDFKETEVLMKNNLKLGNTGHLVQIPSKMIGKVLKYGTEIMTVYSFEKACEISEEAEKLGIIQDIMFRILDEKSSIYPGQEAGVDLCDLEDITKKILTLKNVRINGLTSFPCFLYNETNNTIEKTENIGVILKAYNILKEKFNIKVKELNLPSSTCIENIKMIKENEGTHGEPGHALTGTTPFHVNRKAVEKPAYVYVSEISHNFRGKSYFFAGGHYRRSHMKNVLTGSSYENLTKVNTEDFDPNNIDYYLGLSKEQKIGDTVLGCFRTQFFVTRSDIILVEGIQSGKPQIIGRYTALGERIEV, encoded by the coding sequence TTGTTTATAGATATTTTGATAGAAAAAAATCCCAAACTTATACAGACAGCTTTATCACTGCATACTAACGGGACAATAATGCCAGACTCTTATATTATTGATGTGGATATATTTAAAGAAAACGCAGAACTAATAAAAGCAGAAAGTGATAAACATAATATAAACCTGTATTATATGACAAAACAAATTGGAAGAAATCCTTATCTTGCTAAAATTCTGGAAGATTTAGGGTATTCAGGTGCTGTGGCCGTAGACTTTAAAGAGACTGAAGTATTGATGAAAAATAATCTGAAGCTGGGGAATACAGGACACCTTGTACAGATTCCGTCTAAAATGATTGGAAAAGTCCTGAAATACGGCACTGAAATTATGACAGTCTATTCCTTTGAAAAAGCCTGTGAGATATCAGAGGAAGCTGAAAAGCTGGGTATAATACAGGATATAATGTTCAGGATTTTAGATGAAAAATCAAGTATTTATCCCGGACAGGAGGCCGGAGTCGATCTCTGTGATCTGGAGGATATTACAAAAAAAATACTGACTTTAAAAAATGTGAGAATTAACGGTCTTACTTCTTTTCCTTGTTTTTTATATAATGAGACAAATAATACTATAGAAAAAACAGAAAACATAGGAGTAATACTAAAAGCATATAATATTTTGAAAGAAAAATTCAATATCAAGGTAAAGGAGCTGAATCTTCCTTCCTCTACATGTATTGAAAATATAAAAATGATAAAGGAAAATGAAGGTACTCACGGTGAACCGGGACACGCACTTACCGGGACTACTCCATTTCATGTTAACAGAAAGGCTGTAGAAAAGCCTGCTTATGTATATGTTTCCGAAATATCTCATAATTTCAGAGGAAAATCATATTTTTTCGCAGGCGGTCATTATAGAAGGTCACATATGAAAAATGTTCTTACAGGCTCTTCATATGAAAACCTGACAAAAGTAAATACAGAAGATTTTGATCCCAATAATATTGATTATTATCTGGGTTTATCAAAAGAACAAAAAATAGGTGACACTGTTTTAGGGTGTTTCAGAACTCAGTTCTTTGTTACAAGAAGCGATAT
- a CDS encoding aminotransferase class V-fold PLP-dependent enzyme, with product MQTFPLKSINLEEAKKKQFKLVDIITRHMTGSESLTLGDLGVTQGINKPMRTKTVEDILAEFFSAEACILLRGAGTNALRWGFLTILHPGDTLLVHDAPVYPTTETTIESMGLNVLRTDFNNYKETENMIKSNSIDMVLIQHTRQKPEDSYNLAELIKTIRTADSNITVIIDDNYAILKTEKNGIDSGADLSAFSMFKLLGPEGIGCLIGKKELIDKIRSKNYSGGGQVQGHEAMEVLRGLVYAPVALAIQAEENEKLVSELNNNLKYPYIKQAFLANAQSKVLLIEFYDEIAEKLLTEAEKLGALPNPVGAESKYEIAPLFYRVSGTFLKSDPALAKRMIRINPNRAGFETIIRILENAYKKL from the coding sequence ATGCAGACTTTTCCTTTAAAATCAATTAATTTAGAAGAAGCAAAAAAGAAACAGTTCAAACTCGTAGATATTATTACCAGACATATGACCGGATCAGAATCCCTGACTCTCGGTGATCTAGGAGTAACTCAGGGAATTAATAAACCCATGAGAACAAAAACAGTCGAAGATATACTGGCAGAGTTTTTCTCAGCCGAAGCCTGTATCCTTCTCAGAGGAGCCGGCACAAATGCTTTGCGATGGGGTTTTTTGACTATACTGCACCCCGGAGATACACTGCTTGTCCATGATGCGCCTGTTTATCCTACTACGGAAACTACTATTGAATCTATGGGTCTTAATGTACTGCGGACTGATTTTAATAATTATAAAGAAACAGAGAATATGATTAAATCAAATTCCATAGACATGGTTTTAATACAGCATACAAGACAAAAACCCGAAGATTCATATAATCTGGCGGAGCTGATAAAAACCATCAGAACAGCAGACAGCAATATTACTGTTATTATTGACGACAACTATGCCATACTGAAAACAGAAAAAAACGGCATTGATTCAGGAGCTGATCTCTCAGCCTTCTCTATGTTTAAGCTATTAGGCCCCGAAGGTATCGGATGTCTTATCGGAAAAAAAGAATTAATAGATAAAATCAGAAGTAAAAACTACTCCGGCGGAGGACAGGTACAGGGACACGAGGCAATGGAAGTATTGAGAGGTCTTGTATACGCACCTGTTGCACTGGCAATTCAGGCCGAAGAAAATGAAAAGCTTGTGTCCGAGCTGAATAATAATCTTAAGTATCCTTATATAAAACAAGCTTTTCTCGCTAATGCACAGTCTAAAGTGCTTCTTATAGAATTTTACGATGAAATTGCAGAAAAGTTATTAACAGAAGCAGAAAAACTAGGTGCTCTCCCTAATCCGGTAGGTGCCGAATCCAAATATGAAATAGCCCCTTTGTTTTACAGAGTATCCGGAACCTTTCTAAAAAGTGATCCCGCACTGGCTAAACGAATGATTCGGATAAATCCAAACAGAGCAGGTTTTGAGACAATAATAAGAATACTGGAAAATGCGTATAAAAAATTATAA
- a CDS encoding DUF2620 domain-containing protein has translation MIRIGVAGLKKDLTEKTIIENGNGNFEVLVTTDMDAAKKIKKGELDYYFGACNSGGGAAISILIGMIGYGKCSTVAKAGGSAPDKDQIKKLLAEGKVAFGMSVENIEKTVPVLLESILESK, from the coding sequence ATGATTAGAATTGGAGTTGCCGGATTAAAAAAGGATCTTACGGAAAAGACAATAATTGAAAACGGAAACGGAAATTTTGAAGTATTAGTTACTACTGATATGGATGCAGCAAAAAAAATCAAAAAGGGAGAGCTTGACTACTATTTCGGAGCCTGCAACAGCGGAGGAGGAGCTGCGATCTCCATCCTTATAGGTATGATAGGCTACGGAAAGTGTTCCACTGTTGCCAAAGCCGGAGGAAGTGCACCTGACAAAGACCAGATCAAAAAGCTTCTTGCTGAAGGTAAAGTAGCTTTCGGTATGTCTGTGGAAAATATCGAAAAAACAGTTCCGGTTTTATTGGAAAGTATTTTAGAGAGTAAATAA